From the genome of Eucalyptus grandis isolate ANBG69807.140 chromosome 2, ASM1654582v1, whole genome shotgun sequence, one region includes:
- the LOC120290272 gene encoding CSC1-like protein At1g32090, which yields MATLQDIGVSALINILTAFAFLLAFALLRLQPVNDRVYFAKWYLDRARTSPRSSAHFVGKFVNLNPRTYLTFLNWMPQALKMSEDEIVRHAGLDSAVFLRTYTLGLKIFVPITIIALLVLIPVNVSNGTLSFLKRDLVMSDIDKLSISNVRPQSMRFFVHIGLEYLFTIWTCLMLYKEYDNVASMRLRFLASQGRRVEQFTVVVQNVPHVPRQSIPDTVDHFFRTNHPEHYLCHQEVYNANEFAKLVKKRDSLQNWLDYNQLKFERHPEKRPTKRVVLVN from the exons ATGGCGACCCTCCAAGACATAGGCGTCTCGGCACTCATAAACATCCTGACCGCCTTCGCCTTCCTGCTGGCCTTCGCCCTGCTCCGCCTCCAGCCCGTCAACGACCGCGTCTACTTCGCCAAATGGTACCTCGACCGCGCCAGGACCAGCCCCCGGAGCTCCGCCCACTTCGTCGGCAAGTTCGTCAATCTCAACCCCCGGACCTACCTCACTTTCCTGAACTGGATGCCTCAGGCCTTGAAGATGAGCGAGGACGAGATCGTTCGCCACGCGGGGCTCGACTCTGCCGTTTTTCTCAGAACTTACACTCTTGG CTTAAAGATTTTTGTGCCGATCACAATCATTGCGCTTCTCGTTCTCATTCCAGTCAATGTATCAAATGGAACATTATCCTTTTTGAAGAGAGATTTGGTTATGAGTGACATTGACAAACTCTCTATATCAAATGTCCGTCCTCAATCAATGAG GTTCTTTGTTCATATAGGATTGGAGTACCTGTTCACCATATGGACTTGTCTCATGCTTTACAAAGAATATGACAATGTAGCATCAATGAGGCTTCGTTTCCTGGCCTCACAGGGAAGACGTGTTGAGCAGTTCACT GTAGTGGTTCAAAATGTGCCTCATGTTCCTCGCCAGTCAATACCAGATACAGTCGACCATTTCTTTCGAACTAACCACCCAGAGCACTATCTTTGTCACCAa GAAGTGTACAATGCCAACGAATTTGCTAAACTTGTGAAAAAGAGGGACAGTCTTCAGAATTGGCTAGACTATAATCAGCTCAAATTTGAAAGGCATCCAGAGAAGAGACCAACTAAAAGG GTAGTGCTTGTAAACTAG
- the LOC104434321 gene encoding (+)-cis,cis-nepetalactol synthase NEPS3, producing MTSSALKKLEGKVAIVTGGASGIGEETARCFSSHGAKVVIADIQDEKGRALVESIGSPCCTYIRCDVADEQQVISLVQSTLQLYGKLDIMFSNAGVINSVKQDILDFDIPAFERLFAINVKGMASCVKHSARAMVDKDIKGSIICTASVAATIGSDEFIDYTMSKHAVLGLVRSASKQLGALGIRVNCVSPGGIATPLVCNKLGKSEEEIERIFEPNSSLKGVLKAKHVADAVVFLASEDSEFVNGHNLVVDGGFNTV from the coding sequence ATGACGAGCTCTGCCTTGAAAAAACTTGAGGGGAAAGTAGCCATTGTAACTGGCGGTGCAAGTGGCATCGGTGAGGAAACGGCTCGCTGTTTCTCCAGTCATGGTGCAAAAGTCGTGATCGCTGACATCCAGGATGAAAAGGGCCGAGCCCTCGTAGAATCGATTGGCTCCCCCTGCTGCACCTACATTCGCTGCGATGTCGCAGACGAGCAACAGGTGATATCCTTAGTACAGTCGACCCTTCAATTGTATGGTAAGCTGGATATCATGTTCAGCAATGCAGGAGTGATAAATTCCGTCAAACAAGACATTCTTGATTTCGACATACCGGCCTTTGAGCGCCTTTTTGCCATTAATGTCAAAGGCATGGCCTCGTGTGTTAAGCACAGCGCCCGCGCAATGGTGGATAAGGACATAAAGGGAAGCATAATTTGCACAGCGAGCGTTGCTGCGACCATCGGGAGTGACGAGTTCATAGACTATACCATGTCTAAGCATGCGGTGCTGGGCTTGGTGAGGTCGGCAAGCAAGCAACTCGGAGCACTCGGTATACGCGTGAACTGCGTGTCGCCTGGAGGGATCGCAACGCCACTGGTCTGCAACAAGCTTGGCAAGAGTGAAGAGGAAATCGAGAGAATCTTCGAGCCTAATTCGAGCTTAAAAGGAGTTTTGAAAGCGAAGCACGTAGCTGATGCTGTGGTGTTTCTTGCTTCTGAAGATTCCGAATTCGTGAATGGCCACAACCTGGTCGTCGATGGAGGGTTTAACACGGTTTAG